One Bos indicus isolate NIAB-ARS_2022 breed Sahiwal x Tharparkar chromosome 22, NIAB-ARS_B.indTharparkar_mat_pri_1.0, whole genome shotgun sequence DNA window includes the following coding sequences:
- the EDEM1 gene encoding ER degradation-enhancing alpha-mannosidase-like protein 1 isoform X2: MQWRALVLGLVLLRLGLHGVLWLVFGLGPSMGFYQRFPLSFGFQRLRGPDGSASPASGPADRPGGLSGPSWLQPPAPGAAEGKRRRAPRRPGQGVCGPAHWGYVLGGRGRGRDEYEKRYSSAFPPQLRAQMRDLARGMFVFGYDNYMAHAFPQDELNPIHCRGRGPDRGDPSNLNINDVLGNYSLTLVDALDTLAIMGNSSEFQKAVKLVINTVSFDKDSTVQVFEATIRVLGSLLSAHRIITDSKQPFGDMTIKDYDNELLHMAHDLAVRLLPAFENTKTGIPYPRVNLKTGVPPDSNNETCTAGAGSLLVEFGILSRLLGDSTFEWVARRAVKALWSLRSSDTGLLGNVVNIQTGHWVGKQSGLGAGLDSFYEYLLKSYILFGEKEDLEMFNAAYQSIQNYLRRGREACNEGEGDPPLYVNVNMFSGQLMNTWIDSLQAFFPGLQVLIGDVEDAICLHAFYYAIWKRYGALPERYNWQLQAPDVLFYPLRPELVESTYLLYQVWLRYAASCHRQVQGGPDGELLSQRDL, encoded by the exons ATGCAATGGCGAGCGCTCGTCCTGGGGCTGGTACTCCTTCGGCTTGGCCTCCACGGAGTGCTGTGGCTCGTCTTCGGGCTGGGGCCCAGCATGGGCTTCTACCAGCGCTTCCCGCTCAGCTTCGGCTTCCAGCGCCTGAGGGGTCCCGACGGCTCCGCATCTCCCGCCTCCGGGCCAGCGGACCGGCCCGGGGGGCTGTCGGGGCCGTCGTGGCTGCAGCCTCCGGCCCCCGGGGCGGCAGAGGGGAAGCGGCGGCGGGCTCCGCGGCGGCCCGGGCAGGGCGTGTGCGGCCCGGCCCACTGGGGCTACGTGCTGGGCGGCCGGGGCCGCGGCCGGGACGAGTATGAGAAGCGCTACAGCAGCGCCTTCCCACCCCAGCTGCGCGCCCAGATGCGCGACCTGGCGCGGGGCATGTTCGTGTTCGGCTACGACAACTACATGGCGCACGCCTTTCCTCAGGACGAGCTCAACCCCATCCACTGCCGCGGCCGAGGACCCGACCGCGGGGACCC ctcAAATCTGAACATCAATGATGTGCTAGGGAATTATTCCCTTACTCTGGTTGATGCGTTGGATACCCTTGCA ATAATGGGAAATTCATCCGAGTTCCAGAAAGCAGTCAAGTTAGTGATCAACACAGTTTCCTTTGACAAAGATTCCACCGTGCAGGTCTTCGAGGCCACCATAAG GGTTCTGGGGAGCCTTCTTTCTGCCCACAGAATAATAACCGACTCCAAGCAGCCCTTTGGTGACATGACGATTAAGGATTATGACAACGAGCTGTTACACATGGCTCACGACCTGGCCGTGAGGCTCCTCCCTGCCTTTGAAAACACCAAGACTGGGATCCCCTACCCTCGG GTGAATCTAAAGACAGGCGTTCCTCCCGACAGCAATAATGAGACGTGCACGGCCGGTGCTGGTTCCCTCCTGGTGGAATTTGGGATTCTAAGCCGACTGCTGGGGGATTCCACGTTTGAGTGGGTGGCCAGGCGAGCCGTGAAAGCCCTTTGGAGCTTGCGGAGCAGCGACACGGGATTGTTAG GCAATGTTGTGAACATTCAGACGGGCCACTGGGTCGGCAAGCAGAGTGGCTTGGGTGCCGGACTGGACTCCTTCTATGAATACCTCTTGAAATCTTACATTCtctttggagaaaaagaagacCTAGAAATGTTTAATGCTGCATATCAGAGTATTCAGAACTACTTAAGGAGAGG TCGGGAAGCCTGTAACGAGGGAGAAGGGGACCCGCCCCTCTACGTCAACGTGAACATGTTCAGCGGGCAGCTCATGAACACGTGGATCGACTCTCTGCAGGCCTTCTTCCCTGGACTGCAG GTTCTGATAGGAGACGTGGAAGACGCCATCTGCCTGCATGCCTTCTACTACGCCATCTGGAAGCGCTACGGGGCCCTCCCCGAGAGGTACAACTGGCAGCTGCAGGCCCCCGACGTGCTCTTCTATCCGCTGAGGCCCGAGCTGGTGGAGTCCACGTATCTCCTCTACCAG GTGTGGCTACGCTACGCTGCATCATGTCATCGACAAGTCCAAGGAGGACCGGATGGAGAGCTTCTTTCTCAGCGAGACCTGTAA